Proteins from one Meriones unguiculatus strain TT.TT164.6M chromosome 10, Bangor_MerUng_6.1, whole genome shotgun sequence genomic window:
- the C10H16orf78 gene encoding uncharacterized protein C16orf78 homolog isoform X3, which translates to MPVPMLSPFQSGTQDCGIVSFRKKAEEASRANEKIGKKTPAPRKKPDRPGHKVTFHKTLVPRMVKKKDVSAYHKGPDLKVKRTSLTSSSFSRDTLKKSGTPGSRRGSEITELDIKDVIALETNTRVSPFRRQSSVDPILQETMFGNRRVGLWANKAPENPYERKLKSLMEKGTEPKIESSKMLKPEEVLSCRYLRLSKNNIKTLIKLCKDAGMDVDIHPHMVESDIDSKTIFKNQHAVSL; encoded by the exons AAAAAGGCAGAAGAAGCAAGCCGGGCAAACGAGAAGATCGGAAAGAAAACCCCAGCCCCTAGGAAGAAGCCAGACAGACCTGGGCACAAAGTGACCTTCCACAAG ACCCTAGTTCCACGTATGGTCAAGAAGAAGGACGTCAGTGCTTACCACAAAGGACCAGACTTAAAGGTCAAGCGCACAAGCTTGACCTCTTCCAGCTTCAGCAGGGATACTCTTAAGAAGTCTG GCACGCCTGGATCGAGAAGAGGATCAGAGATCACAG AATTAGACATCAAGGATGTCATCGCGTTAGAGACCAACACCCGGGTAAGCCCATTCCGCAGACAGAGCTCCGTAGACCCTATACTTCAGGAAACCATGTTTGGCAACCGGAGGGTGGGCCTCTGGGCAAACAAGGCTCCTGAAAACCCTTATGAACGCAAGCTGAAGAGCCTCATGGAGAAGGGTACAGAGCCCAAGATAGAGAGCTCCAAGATGCTGAAGCCAGAGGAGGTGCTGAGCTGCCG GTATCTGCGTTTGTCCAAGAACAACATCAAGACCTTGATCAAGCTGTGCAAGGATGCGGGGATGGATGTGGACATCCATCCACACATGGTGGAGAGCGACATAGACTCAAAGACCATATTCAAGAATCAGCATGCCGTGTCGCTGTAG